The sequence ATCGCCCAGATCAGCGACATCCATGTCGGCCCTACCATCAAGCGCGGCTATCTGGATGCCATCGTCAACAAGGTCAATACCCTGAAAGCGGATCTGATCGCCATTACCGGCGACCTGGTGGACGGCAGCGTGCTGGAACTGGCGCCGCACACGGCGCCGCTGGCCAACTTGCAATCGCGCCACGGGGCCTATTTTGTCACGGGCAATCATGAATATTACTCGAACGCACCGGAATGGGTGGCCGAGGTGCGCCGGCTGGGACTGACGGTGCTGATGAACGAGCACGTGGTCCTCATGCATCAAGGAGCGTCGCTACTGGTGGCTGGGGTGACCGACTATAGCGCCCATCATTTCGACGAAGCCGAACGCAGCGATCCGCAGGCGGCGCTGGCTGGCAGCCCGCAACATGTTGCTGTCAAGCTGCTGCTTGCACACCAGCCACGCTCCGCCACGGCGGCGGCCGAGGCCGGCTTCGACCTGCAACTGTCCGGCCATACTCACGGCGGCCAGTTCTTTCCCTGGAACTTGTTCGTGCCCTTGCAGCAACCGTATACCGCGGGCTTGAACCGCCTGCGCAACCTATGGGTGTACACCAGCCGCGGCACTGGTTACTGGGGTCCGCCCAAGCGTCTTTTCGCACCTTCTGAAATTACCCGCCTGCGGCTGGTCCTCGCATGACAAATCCTAGAGGACGACCTTGCCGCGCATGGCTTTGTCCTTGCCGCGCCGGGTCTTGCTGTCGACGCGCTTAAGCTGGGAACTGCGGCTGGGCGCAGTGGCCCGCCTTTTCTTCTGGATCACGGTGACGCTCAGCAGCAGCTCCTGCAGCCTGAGCAAGGCTTCGCCCTTGTTCTTTTCCTGGCTGCGCGACTGCTGCGCCTTAAGCACCAGCACGCCGTCCTTGGTAATGCGCTGGTCGTTCAAAGCCAGCAGCCTTTCCTTGTAGAACTCGGACAGCGACGACGCCTGGATATCGAAACGCAGATGGATGGCCGAGGACACCTTGTTGACATTCTGGCCGCCCGGCCCTTGGGCACGGACGGCGCTGATCTCGATCTCGCTCAAAGGGATGGCGAGCGAATCGGTAATGCGCAGCAGCTTGTCGTCGTTAAGAGGAAACATGCGCATTATTATAGGGGCAATGACAGGGGCAATGTCAGGCCCGGCTGCGCAGATCTTCTAGCAAGCTGCCCGCCGCCGCCAGTTCCGCTTCATGGCCCGGCTCGCGCCAGGTTTCCGCCAAAGCATCCGCCTGCCATTGCTGCATCGACGGCAGATGCAGCAACCGTGCAGCGTAGGCTTGCGCAGCCGGACTCAGCTGCAAGCCATAGGTTTGCACCCGGAAGGCGACCGGCGCAAAGAACGCGTCGACAGCGCTAAAGCCGGCGCCAGCCAGGAAAGGTCCGCCGAAACGCTGCAGACCTTCGCTCCAAAGTTCATCCAGCCGCGCGACATCGCGCGCAAGTGCCGCCGGCACCTGCGCCAGCTTGATCCGGACACCGCAATTCATGGTGCAGTATTCACGCAAGGCGCCAAAGCCGGAATGCATCTCGGCGGCGGCGCAACGGGCCCAGCTCCTGGCTTGTACATCCGCCGGCCAGACGCCGGCATGGCGCTCTGCCAGATATTCGGTGATGCCGAGCGAATCCCAGACTGCGGTCTCGCCATCTTTCAGGGCGGGCACTTTACCGGTTGGCGAAAAACTGCGGAAAGCATCCCAATTAGCGCCAATGCCTCCGGCGGAAAACGGCATCAGGCGCTCATTGAACGCCAGGCCGAGTTCACGCATCAGCACCCAAGGGCGCAAGGACCACGACGAATAATTTTTATTGGCAATATACAGCTCATACATGATGGCAGACACTCCGGTTTGAATTGTTTTGGTTAGGCATGGCCAAGCTGCAATCTGTACAGCGCTCCGACGAGCTGCCCTCACAGATGCAACAAGGATTTTATATGTTTTCAGGGAAGAATACTCGTGCAACTATGGCATAACCATGTCACCTGAGGCATGATGGCTATCGCAGCCGACCATTTGCCAAAAAAAATGAAAACATCTAGTTCCGGACCCCATGCATCCGCCAACGCAAGCGGCCTGCTGCTGCGCGGATCGCTGTTGCTGCTGGCGCTGGCCGGCAACGCCAGCAACGCCGCCGAGCGCTATCAAATCGATAGCACACATACTTTTTCCTACTTCGAATACAGCCACTGGGGCTTGTCGATGCAGCGCAGCCGCTTCGACACCACTACCGGCACCATTGAGCTGGACCGCGACAACCAGAGCGGCAGCGTCGAGATCGACATCGACGCCGCATCGGTCAGCACCGGCAGCGACGGCTTCAATCAGATCATGCGTTCAGGCGATTATTTCGATAGCGCCAACTTCCCGAAGATCAGCTTCAAATCGTCCGCCCTGCACTTTGACGGGCCGCAGTTGACGCAAGTGGATGGCGACCTGACCATCAAGGGCATCAGCCATCCGGTCACGCTGCAGATCAGCAATTTCAATTGCCGCTTCATGCTTATCTACGGCAAGCAAGCCTGCGGCGCCAACGGCTCAGCCAGCATCCTGCGCAGCGATTACAAACTGGGGCGCTACGTGCCGTTTGTCAGCGATGCGGTGACCTTGCACATTAGCGTCGAAGCAATCAAGGAATATTGAAACGGCGCCGGGCCATGGCTGAGCCGCGGCGCCCCCGGTTTCAAAATTGGTGGAGAATGCCGGCGATCACCCCGGTCTGGTTGCTGCCGCTGACGATTTGCTCATCAAAGCCATTGACGCCCAGATTCGAGCCGCCGCGGTTGCTGGCGTACGACGCCAGCAGATACAGGCTGCTGCGCTTGGACAGGTCGTAAGTTCCCAATAATGCAAAGGTCAGCGGATCGGCCGCACTGCCCCTGGTGTCGGTATACGCGCTCATTCCGACCATGGAAAATGCAGGAGTCGCCTGGTACTTCAAGCCTCCCCAATACAGATTGGATGCGCGGGAAGACATGTCGGGGGAAGTCGGTGCAAACCAGCGGTAACCGAAATAGGAGATCACCGATCCGCTGCTGTAGCTGACACCGGCGGCAAGCCGCCTGTCCGCGATGCCCTGCGATGCATGGGACGTGCCATGACGCTGGTCGAAAGCCAATCCGAAAGCCAGCGCACCGGGTGCATACCGCAAGCCTATGCCCAGTTCACGCCCGATTCTGGGGGCGCCGGCCATTTCGCCACTATCTTTCAAACTGCCGTCATAGCCGAAACTGTAGAGCCCGGTCATTTCCAGGTCCTGGAATTGGCCATCGTAGCGGATGGCGTTGTCGGCGCGGCCGGCCAGCACGGCATCGTGCGTCAACGCCGAGTATGCCGCCATACCCGTCGGATCAAAAGGGTAGATGTAATCGTACAAGGTATTGTTACGGCGCCCCAGCGTCACTTGATGGGATTTCCCCGCCAGGCCAACATAGGCGCCACGCCCAAACAAGCGCCCATTCTGGCCGGAGGCGCCGGTGTCGGAATCAAATCCGCTTTCCAGATGGTAAATGGCCTGCAAACCGCCGCCCAGGTCTTCGCGGCCGCGCAAGCCCCAGCGCGATCCCCACAGGTTGCCCGAATTGAGATGGCTGCGGCGGCTGGCGTTCCCGTTGGCGTCGGGGACGTTGTTCAACACTTCCAAACCGGTATCGATGACGCCGAACAGCGTGACGCCAGTTTCGGCGCAGGCGCTGCCGGCCAGCATGGCGGCTAGCGTCGTCATGTAGAATTTTTTCTTCATTGTTAATCTCCTCCTGGTTGCTTCCCTCTGGATCCGGCTTCCTGTCTGCAGCCGGCGCAATCGTTGCGGCAATGCTGTCTATGTCATATGCGCCCCTCCCATCGATAGTGCTTAAAGCCGTGACCCGTCCTCGTCCACGCAGCGGCGATTCTTTTTTGTCAGCCTTGCGTACGACGCGCACGGCGCATACGGCTATAGGCGATACTCAGTGAAAGCCTGCGATCGGCAGGGATTGCGCGCTATCCACATGGCGCCGGCGCCCGCATCCATCAGGGTCGTCGCCACCGTTGCGTGCCGCCCTTCGGCGTCAGGTTTGCGCAACACGCCGCCCGCATACAGAAAATCGCCAGCCAGGACATGCTTGATGCAAGCCCAGTCAATTTTCTGGCTGCCGCGACGTAGCGCCTGCTGCAGCACCGTCTCGACGCGCTGCTGACGGTAGAGAGAATCCGGATTGGCCGCCAGGCCAAGTTCGCGCAGCTTGCCGCGGGCAACCGGGCACAGCCAGTGGTCGGCATGCACCAGCAAGCCATGCTGCGGCGCCTGCCAGAAAATCTCGTCGGGCGCGCACTCCAGGTTGACAGCATCGCCAAGCGCCTGGCCAACGCGGTCGACGCCGGCGTGCGCCAGCATCAGGTTGCGGGAGCAGAAGCGTCGTGTGCGCCACAGGATTTTCATGGCGCTGCCCATGTCTGGCGCCTCCAGCATCTTGCGCCGCACCAGCGCCAGCGGCACATCGGCCAGTTGACGGTAATCACGATCAGAACTCAGGAAGTTACCACTCATCGACAGACCGGCGCCGTTAAAACCGTGCCGCCCCAGCGCCCCCGCTTCGGCAAACAGCAGCAGATCGGGCTGGTCCGCGCCGTCGCGACGGATCCGCAGGACAATGCCGGTATCGGCGCACTCCTGCCGCCAGTCCCAGTTATGCGCATGCATCAAGCGGCCGGCTGCCGCGTGCTCAGGCAATACCACGAGCCCGGTACAGCGGTCCTCAAGCTCCCGGCAAACCATTTTCAAGTCGCTGTGGCAGAACATCATCTCGGTACGGCAATTGATCAAGATCACATCTGCCAGCGACACGCCGGCGCCATCGGCAATACCCTGCATTTCATCCAGATAGGCAGAATCGAAACGCTGGATGACGGCGCGCATTCCGAGCGCCAGCCTGGTCAGACGATCGCCTCCCAGGCCCTGCCGCATCAATTGCCGTCGATACAGGCGCGCGCTGCGTGCAACACGCTCCGGCGCGGCACTGCCGTGCTGCCTGCCGCGTTGATAAGCTGTACCGGCGACCTCAATCAAAGGGAAATGGCCAGTATCTGTATCACGCATGTTCACCCACAGCCTCGCTCAAAAAAAATTAATCAATCGACAATTTTCCATATCTTGTATTAATTTTTTGATAAATTCAATTTGAAGATGTTTTTTAAGAACTCCCTTACAAGAACTGGCTGCCAAAGTCGCTTGCAGAGATGTTTACTCATATGATATTAATCAATTAACATCTATTTGAATGTATTTTTATTAATCACTCTGCGGCGAGAGAATGAGCAAAATCAAACATCCCAGCGGCCCCAGCCCGTTGCAGCTCGATCTGGCCAATCGATTGATCCAGAAGATCACTACAGGCGAGTTGCCAGTCGGCACTCACTTGACAGAAGAAAGCCTGGCAAGCCAGTTCGACGTCTCGCGCACGCCGGTCAAAGCAGCACTGCGCCTGGTGGCGCAACAGGAACTGCTGGATTACCACGTCAACAGCGGCTATTTCGTCAGCGCCAACACCAGCCCGCAGCCAGTCCCGAGCATCTTTGTCGCCGGCATCAGCGGCGATGCCCTGTATCAGCAGATGATCGACGACCGCAAGCACAGGCTGCTGGCCGACACCATGACAGAAACCGATTTTCTGGAGCAGTACCCAGTGTCGCGCAGCCTGCTCAGAGGTACGCTGGTGCGCATGGCGGCAGATGGCTTGATCGAAAAGCGGCGCGGCCAGGGCTGGAACTTCCCGCCTATCGTCAGCGCTCCGGAGCTGATCACCGAAAGCTATCAGTTCCGCATCGCCGTGGAATGCGCCGGCCTGCTGGAAAACAGCTTCAAGGCCGACGCCGGCCAGCTAAGCAACAGCCGCCTGGCGCATGAGAAGCTGCTGCAACAGGCGGAAGCCGAATATTCTGCCGCGGCTTTTTTTACTCTCAATGCGGCATTTCACGAAATGCTGGCCCGCTTCTCCAACAATCGTTTCGTCCTGCAGGCAGTTCAGCAGCAAAACCAGTTCGCTCGGCTTGATGAGCACCTGGCGCTTTACCACGCCCCACGCCAGATTGATTCCTGCAGGGAGCACTTGCAGATCATCGAGGCGCTGGAACACGGCAACAAGGAATGGGCATCTGCCTTAATGAAGCATCATTTGACAGTCGCCCGGGACACTAAATAGCGGTGTATTTATAGATGCAAAAGAGCCAATGGGGGGGATTTCCATGCATATATCTGAATTCGTTTACCTTGCGGACTAGGGCCTGTTAACAATTAATTTGGGAGATGCGTTCTCACCAAAACGTGTGCTGGCAAGGCGCGTGGCGTAGCTGGGGCTGAAGCCCCAGCAAGCCATGCAACGCGGCCAGCGCACGTTTTGGTGGGAACCCTCCGGGAACGGCTGCAGGCGTCACATGCCGTCGTTACTTGGGGCGGCCATCCGCCTCCTTGCCGTAGCACCGCTACGTCGCGTCGTCGCGCCTAGGCCTGTAACGCCTGCCGCACGTTCGCACTCCCAAATTAATTGTTAACAGGCCCTAGATCTGCTACACAAAAAGCGTTCTCTTGCAGCGCAGCCTGAAACGGACTAAACTAATCGAACTTAGTCCAACTAAAGATGTCATGCAAACCTTCAACATCCACGAAGCCAAGACGCATTTATCCCGCCTGGTAGAGCAAGCTGCCAAGGGCGAATCTTTCGTCATCGCCAAGGCCGGAAAACCGTTGGTCAAGGTAATGGCACTCAATGCGCCAGAAGCAAGCCAGCTAATGCGGCTGGGTTTCATGGAAGGCCAGATCGCCGTACCGGATGACTTCGACCGCATGGGCGGCAGCGAGATCGAACAACTGTTTGACGGCGATGCATGAAGTTGCTGCTGGATACGCATTTGCTTCTATGGGCTGCGGGAACCCCCGATCGCTTATCGGCGCCCGCGCTTGCCCTGATCGGTTCTCAGGAAAATGAACTGTTCTTCAGCGCCGCTAGCCTGTGGGAAATTGCCATCAAGCGTGGCCTCGGACGCAGCGATTTCCAGGTTGATGCACGGTTGTTGCGGCGCGGCCTGCTGGACAATGGCTATAGCGAGCTGGTGATCGACAGCGAGCACGCCGTGGCGATCGACAGCCTGCCTCCCATTCACAAAGATCCGTTTGACCGCATTCTGGTCGCCCAGGCGACCGTCGAGGGCATCCTCCTGTTGACCGTCGATTCACTGGTTGCACAATACCCCGGGCCTATCCGGTTGATGTAAACGAAGTCCTGCCCCCAACTAGCCGTTGCCTGAACGGGGTGCAAAGATTCTGTTCCATCTGCAAGCGGCATGAAATAATGCGCAAGAACAAATCGCTTGCTTCAACATTTTTATTGGCTTGCCCATGCGCCCGACACCCAGCACAGATACGCAGCGCCCCCCGACCATCACCGACGTTGCGCGCGAAGCCAAAGTGGGTAAAACCAGTGTTTCGCGCTATCTCAACGGCGAATTCGACAGCCTTTCCGAGGCCTTGCGCTTACGCATCCAGCAAGCCATCGGCACGCTCGGCTTCCGTCCCAATCAGATGGCGCGCGGACTCAAGCGCGGCCGCACGCGGATGATCGGCATGGTGGTGGCCGACATCAGCAACCCCTATTCAGTCGAGGTAATGCGCGGCGTCGAAGCCGCCTGCCAGAAGCAGGGATTCATGCTGATGGTGTGCAATTCGGATAACCAGCTGGAACTGGAAAAACGCTATCTGGATTTGCTGACCAATTACCGGGTCGAAGGCCTGGTGATCAATCCCATCGGCTTGCCGGAGGAAGATCTGGCGTCCATCAGCAACGCCGGCCTGCCGCTGGTCATCATCGATCGCCGCGCCGTTCACTTGCAGTGCGACATGGTAGGCCTCGACAACCGGCAAGCCGCCGCCCTGGCGACACAGCATTTGCTGCAGCAAGGATTCCAGGCGATTCATTTTTTTACCGAACCGATCGGCCAGATCAGCAGCCGCAGCGAACGCGAACAGGCGCTGCGCCAGGTAGTGGCTGCCGCCGGCAAGGGCTACTCGGCGAGTACAGTGGAACTGGACATGGCAGACAGCGCCGCACTTGCCGACGCCCTGCGAAAAACCTTGAAAAGCAAAAAACGCAGCGCGATTTTTGCCGGCAACGGCCGCATGCTGCTGAATGTGGCGCTCGGCCTGCAGCAACTGGGCGCACGCTGGCCCGAGGATATCGGCTTGCTGGGTTTTGACGATCCGAACTGGGCGGCGCTGGCCGGCAGCGGTATCACCGGCATCCGCCAGCCCACTTTCGACATAGGCCATGCCGCGCTGGATTTCCTGGTGCAGCGCATCGACGGCATCGTCAGCCCCGCGCGCATGCAAGCCTTCCCCGGCGAATTGATCATCCGCGGTTCTACCGGGGCGCTGAAAAATGTAACCGAGACTTGACGGCCTGTTTTTTATGGATTACTTTGGAACCGGTTCCAAGAAATATCCTTGCCTGAATTTGCATATCAGGCAATTTTTTGAGTTCCTTATGGAACCGATTCCATAACGCCATCGCATCCTAGAAATGCGAAGCAAAAACCTGATTCAGGAGACAGATTTGCAAGCAACGCTGAAGATCCTCATCGTGGCCTCGGCCTACGGCGTCGATTTTGTACAAAAACAAGGCCATGCCGCAGTCTTGCCGCTCGCTGCCGGCGCCGGCGCCGACGGACTCGAGGTCCGGCGCGAACTATGCACCGGCTCGGATGCTGAAATCGCCCTGCAGCTTGCCAGTTTAAAAGACGCTATGGGCGCGCACGGCTTGCAGGCGGTGTATTCAGCGCCGGAATCCCTGTTCCGGCAAAACGGCGATCTGGATCTGGCGCTGCTGACCGCGCGCCTGCATGAAGCAACCATCCTCGGCGCCGCCACACTTAAACTGCAGATGCATGACTATGCCGGCGGCGTCGATACCACGGCCCTGCAACACGCCCTCAGTCAATCGGCGGTAACGCTGCTGCTGGAGAACGGCCAGCAAAAAACCGGCAGCCGCATCAGCGAATTCAGCAGCTTTTTTTCCATCTGCGCAGCCCATTCCCCGGTCATCCCGGTAGCCATGACTTTCGATATCGGCAACTGGAGCTGGGCCGGCGAGGATGCCGTGACGGCTGCGCAGGTGCTGGCATCGCACGTGCGCTATATTCATTGCAAGGATGTGCGAGGCAGCGGCATGCGACGTTTTGCAGTGGCGCCCGGCGAAGGCGGCATCGACTGGCGCGCTTGCCTGGCCCGGTTGCCCGGCGACGCGCCGCGCGCAATCGAATATCCCTTGCCCGCCGATCCTGCCGCCCAAATTCATCATGCTCGGCAACTGCGCTCGGCGCCGGCATCCCACTCTCACGGAGCCAGCACATGCCGGTAAAATCCCTTGACGTCGTCACCTACGGCGAAGCCATGGCAATGTTTGTCGCCAATCAGGACGGCGACCTGGCCAAGGCGCACAGCTTTATCAAACGTGCTGCCGGCGCAGAGCTGAACGTCGCCACCGGCCTGGCGCGGCTGGGGCTCCAGGTCGGCTGGGCGAGCCGCGTCGGACGCGACTCCTTCGGCCGCTTCGTGCTGGAGACACTTGCCAACGAGGGCATCGACAGCGCAGCCGTCACCATCGACGAACGCTATCCCACCGGGTTTCAGCTGAAGTCGCGCAACGACGACGGCAGCGACCCGGAAATCGAATACTTCCGCAAAGGCTCTGCCGCCAGCCATCTATCGATTGCCGATTATCGCCCGGAATATTTTATGGCGGCGCGCCATCTCCATTTATCCGGCGTCGCACCGGCGATTTCCGCGTCGTCGCTGGAATTGGCCTTCCATATCGCCGGCGAAATGCGGGCCGCAGGCAAAAGCATCAGCTTTGATCCCAATCTGCGCCCCACCCTGTGGCCGTCACGGGAGGTAATGGCAGACCGGCTCAATGCCCTGGCCTGCTACGCCGACTGGGTCTTGCCCGGCCTGGAAGAAGGCCGCATCCTGACCGGCTTGGCCAGCCCGCATGAGATCGCCGGCTTTTACCTTGCGCGCGGCGCCAGCGGCGTCATCATCAAGCTGGGCAGCGCCGGCGCCTATCTGCGCACCGCCCATCAGGAAGCCACCATCGCCGCCGCGCCGGTCGCCAAGGTGATCGACACGGTCGGCGCCGGTGACGGCTTTGCGGTCGGCGTCATCAGCGCCTTGCTGGAAGGACGCGATCCGCATTTTGCGGCTACGCGCGGCAACCTGATCGGGGCGATGGCGATCCAGGTGAGGGGCGACAGCGAGGGATTGCCGACACGGAAACAACTGGAGCAACAGCTGGAACACCGCCGCTAAAAAACAGCAGGCTGGCAGCAGACCTGAAGAGCGGACAATCAACACAAGGAGACAAGCAATGGAAACAAGAAAACTGGCGATGCGGCGATGGTGGTTCATCATGCCGATCGTCTTCATCACCTACAGCCTGGCTTACCTGGACCGCGCCAACTTCGGCTTTGCCAGCGCCGCCGGCATCAACCATGACCTCGGCATCACGCAAGGCACCTCGTCGCTGATCGGCGCCCTGTTCTTCATCGGCTATTTTTTCTTCCAGATTCCCGGCGCCATCTATGCCGAGCGGCGCAGCGTCAAGAAGATGATTTTCTGGAGCCTGGTACTGTGGGGCAGCTGCGCCGCCCTGACCGGTGTGATCAGCAATATTCCGATGCTGATGGTGATCCGTTTTTCGCTGGGCGTGGTGGAAGCGGCGGTGATGCCGGCCATGCTGATCTACATCAGCAACTGGTTTACCAAAAACGAACGCTCGCGCGCCAACACCTTCCTTATCCTCGGCAATCCGGTCACGGTGCTGTGGATGTCGGTGCTGTCCGGTTACCTGGTCAACAGTTTCGGCTGGCGCCACATGATGATCGCCGAAGGCGTGCCGGCGATTGTGTGGGCCTGCATCTGGTGGTTCGTGGTGCAAGACAAGCCGGCTGAATCGACCTGGCTGCAGCCGCAGGAAAAGGCCGACCTCAAGGCCGCCCTCGACCTGGAACAGGTGGGCATGAAGCCGATGCGCAATTATGCCGAAGCATTCAAGTCGCCGGCAGTGATCAAGCTGTGCGCGCAGTATTTTTGCTGGAGCATCGGCGTCTATGGTTTCGTGCTGTGGCTGCCGTCCATCCTCAAGAACGCCGCCAATATCAGCATGGTGGAAACCGGCTGGCTCTCGTCCTTGCCCTATCTGGTGGCAGTAATCGCTATGCTGCTGACATCCTGGGCTTCTGACAAGATGCAGAACCGCAAGCTGTTTGTCTGGCCGGCGCTGCTGATCGGCGCCCTGGCATTTCTCGGCTCCTACCTGTTGGGCAGCAGCAACTTCTGGCTGTCCTACAGCTTGCTGGTGATTGCCGGCGCTGCCATGTATGCGCCTTATGGCCCGTTCTTTGCCATCATTCCCGAGCTGCTGCCGAAGAATGTCGCCGGCGGCGCCATGGCGCTGATCAACAGCATGGGCGCGCTGGGATCTTTCCTCGGCTCCTATGTGGTCGGCTACCTGAACGGCGCCACCGGCAGCCCGTCCGCTTCCTATCTGTTCATGGCCAGCGGCTTGCTGGCGGCGGTGGTGCTGACCATTTCCATCAAGCCGGAAGCGCAAGCCATGCCACTGGCGCAATCTGTCACGCAATAACAAACGATCAGGAAAAAAGATGCAAGCAAAAATCGTGTCGTACAAGAAGCTGGCCGACGACGTCTTGGCGATGCTGCAACGAGACTACCAGGTGGTCCAGTTCGACGGCGTCGACGCCGGCAACCGCGCCGCCTTCATGGCGCAGCTGAAAGATGCGGTCGGCCTGATCGGCGCCAGCCTCAAGATCGATGCTGAGATTCTCGACCAGGCGCCGCAGCTCAAGGCGATCTCGACCATTTCCGTCGGCGTCGACCAGTTCGATCCGGCCGACTTGCGGCGCCGCGGCATCGTGCTGCTCAATACCCCGGACGTCCTGACCGAGACCACGGCCGATACCGGTTTTGCGCTGATACTCGCTGCGGCCAGGCGGGTGGTGGAACTGGCCGACTATGTCAAACAAAGCCGCTGGACCCACAGCATAGGCGAAGACTGCTTCGGCAGCGATGTCCACGGCAAAACCCTGGGCATCATCGGCATGGGCCGCATCGGCAGCGCCATAGCGCGGCGCGCAGCGCTGGGTTTCG comes from Collimonas pratensis and encodes:
- a CDS encoding 2-hydroxyacid dehydrogenase; its protein translation is MQAKIVSYKKLADDVLAMLQRDYQVVQFDGVDAGNRAAFMAQLKDAVGLIGASLKIDAEILDQAPQLKAISTISVGVDQFDPADLRRRGIVLLNTPDVLTETTADTGFALILAAARRVVELADYVKQSRWTHSIGEDCFGSDVHGKTLGIIGMGRIGSAIARRAALGFGMRVLYNNRKPDLAAEAAYAARFTPLGQLLQDADFVCITVPLTPLTRGMIGKAELAQMRSSAILVNISRGSIIDEAALIEALQSGRLRAAGLDVFEREPLPADSPLLRLPNVVALPHIGSATHETRKRMAICAAQNLLDALSGKPTPNVANRA
- a CDS encoding sugar kinase → MPVKSLDVVTYGEAMAMFVANQDGDLAKAHSFIKRAAGAELNVATGLARLGLQVGWASRVGRDSFGRFVLETLANEGIDSAAVTIDERYPTGFQLKSRNDDGSDPEIEYFRKGSAASHLSIADYRPEYFMAARHLHLSGVAPAISASSLELAFHIAGEMRAAGKSISFDPNLRPTLWPSREVMADRLNALACYADWVLPGLEEGRILTGLASPHEIAGFYLARGASGVIIKLGSAGAYLRTAHQEATIAAAPVAKVIDTVGAGDGFAVGVISALLEGRDPHFAATRGNLIGAMAIQVRGDSEGLPTRKQLEQQLEHRR
- a CDS encoding MFS transporter; this translates as METRKLAMRRWWFIMPIVFITYSLAYLDRANFGFASAAGINHDLGITQGTSSLIGALFFIGYFFFQIPGAIYAERRSVKKMIFWSLVLWGSCAALTGVISNIPMLMVIRFSLGVVEAAVMPAMLIYISNWFTKNERSRANTFLILGNPVTVLWMSVLSGYLVNSFGWRHMMIAEGVPAIVWACIWWFVVQDKPAESTWLQPQEKADLKAALDLEQVGMKPMRNYAEAFKSPAVIKLCAQYFCWSIGVYGFVLWLPSILKNAANISMVETGWLSSLPYLVAVIAMLLTSWASDKMQNRKLFVWPALLIGALAFLGSYLLGSSNFWLSYSLLVIAGAAMYAPYGPFFAIIPELLPKNVAGGAMALINSMGALGSFLGSYVVGYLNGATGSPSASYLFMASGLLAAVVLTISIKPEAQAMPLAQSVTQ